The Fodinibius saliphilus genome has a segment encoding these proteins:
- a CDS encoding cytochrome b N-terminal domain-containing protein, giving the protein MKGLKMDIDKEEINLVDLASGKNGIDSDSIEFSSQVKDQRPDPPVRGESLFRVVDRWFHQLDRFVERYLPQNLNPFTQSGAIANTTFIIALVSGFVLLFWYKPSVHQAYDSLNQINMLGDFFRSLHRYSSDACMLFIMFHAFKMFFARRFGGARWLAWVTGVVALALLWFDGWLGYWLVWDEAANQVAVGTAKMLDQLPIFAEPLSRSFLTDDSFNSLLFFLVFFFHMLIPLAMGIALWLHVSRLNKAHFITKKPMTIAVLGSLSIISVMLPAGLAEPAKMLEVQQTVALDYFYMLPVYFTDRLEGGMLWAITLIGFIGFVSVPWLLVKKRRPKPQVDSDRCNGCEQCYKDCPFNAITMLPRAKDDKKKGDFYANIDPSKCIACGICVGACDPVGIEFPRLPAMDVRREIDSWLHERLEKEASAHVAYICSNSAGADLHIDEATGRCKELPGYIVRSIPCVGWVHPLMIERALRKGAEGVLIVGCQSEPDYRLGAMWTEERISGGRHPELREDKVDSSRIHYVQYDRTNYDGFIEEARRLQRDTGKLTFKEEKSSVSKIKKYIMGAFLVLMLGSLTYFFSNAPYSVPIQSDSEFVVSFTLPGRPVDGSAKKESEQQNLQSHMQSSNAPAKRERSDVRLRIDIDGKTVHEQKYEPSGLFNDGMSGAVEYIPLKAGEHTIKVYLGDTKSEEWLYTDQKKVVFENNHRSVVKFNRADGFQWYPKSEE; this is encoded by the coding sequence ATGAAAGGATTAAAAATGGATATTGATAAAGAGGAAATAAATCTGGTAGATCTCGCCTCCGGTAAAAATGGAATAGACTCGGATAGTATTGAGTTCTCCTCACAAGTTAAGGACCAGCGCCCCGATCCACCGGTACGCGGGGAATCTCTTTTTCGTGTGGTCGATCGATGGTTTCATCAGCTTGATAGGTTTGTAGAACGATACCTTCCGCAAAATCTTAATCCCTTTACACAGTCGGGTGCCATTGCCAATACCACTTTTATTATTGCATTGGTTTCAGGTTTTGTTCTGTTGTTTTGGTACAAGCCAAGTGTGCATCAAGCCTATGATTCTTTGAACCAGATTAACATGCTGGGTGATTTCTTTCGGTCCTTGCACCGGTATAGCTCTGATGCCTGCATGTTGTTTATCATGTTCCATGCATTTAAGATGTTTTTTGCCCGTCGATTTGGCGGGGCTCGGTGGCTGGCATGGGTAACGGGTGTGGTTGCGCTGGCACTTCTGTGGTTTGATGGCTGGCTCGGATATTGGCTGGTATGGGATGAAGCAGCCAATCAAGTGGCTGTAGGTACGGCTAAGATGCTTGACCAGCTTCCAATTTTTGCCGAACCATTGAGTCGTTCTTTTTTGACGGATGACAGTTTCAATTCACTGCTGTTTTTCTTGGTCTTTTTCTTTCATATGCTCATTCCTTTAGCTATGGGAATTGCACTGTGGCTTCACGTTTCACGGCTTAATAAAGCTCATTTTATCACAAAAAAGCCGATGACAATTGCGGTGTTAGGCTCATTATCAATTATATCAGTTATGCTGCCAGCCGGTTTAGCTGAGCCTGCTAAAATGCTTGAGGTTCAGCAAACGGTGGCGCTCGATTATTTCTACATGCTACCCGTCTACTTTACTGATCGTCTGGAGGGAGGTATGCTTTGGGCAATTACGCTTATAGGTTTTATCGGTTTTGTCAGTGTCCCATGGCTACTCGTTAAGAAAAGGCGTCCAAAACCACAGGTAGATTCGGATCGCTGTAACGGTTGTGAACAGTGTTATAAAGATTGTCCCTTTAATGCCATTACCATGTTACCGCGTGCCAAGGATGACAAGAAAAAAGGTGATTTTTACGCTAATATTGATCCCTCTAAATGTATTGCTTGTGGAATTTGTGTAGGCGCTTGTGATCCGGTGGGTATTGAGTTTCCCCGTTTGCCGGCTATGGATGTTCGCAGAGAGATAGATAGCTGGCTTCACGAACGGCTGGAAAAAGAGGCTTCAGCGCATGTCGCCTATATCTGTTCAAACTCTGCAGGGGCAGATCTGCATATCGATGAAGCCACCGGTCGCTGCAAAGAGTTGCCCGGTTATATTGTTCGCTCTATCCCTTGTGTGGGATGGGTGCATCCGCTTATGATAGAGCGAGCTCTGCGAAAAGGGGCTGAAGGTGTTTTGATTGTGGGATGCCAAAGCGAGCCGGATTATCGACTGGGTGCTATGTGGACAGAAGAGCGTATTAGCGGGGGGCGACATCCCGAGCTTCGCGAGGATAAGGTAGATTCTTCCCGAATCCACTATGTGCAGTACGACCGCACAAATTATGACGGTTTTATTGAAGAGGCTCGAAGGTTGCAGCGTGATACCGGAAAGTTGACCTTCAAAGAGGAGAAGAGTTCCGTAAGTAAAATCAAAAAGTATATCATGGGTGCATTTTTAGTACTGATGCTAGGTAGCCTTACCTACTTCTTTAGTAATGCTCCTTATAGCGTACCTATACAAAGTGATTCTGAGTTTGTGGTTTCTTTTACATTGCCCGGCCGTCCGGTGGATGGCAGTGCCAAGAAAGAATCGGAACAACAAAATCTGCAATCGCACATGCAGTCGAGTAATGCTCCTGCTAAACGCGAGCGTTCTGATGTTCGGTTACGAATAGATATAGATGGGAAAACGGTACACGAACAGAAGTATGAGCCCAGCGGCCTATTTAATGATGGAATGAGCGGTGCAGTAGAGTATATTCCCTTAAAAGCAGGTGAGCACACGATCAAAGTATACTTGGGAGATACCAAGAGTGAAGAATGGTTATACACCGATCAAAAGAAAGTGGTATTTGAGAACAACCATCGTTCTGTCGTTAAATTTAACCGTGCTGATGGATTCCAGTGGTATCCTAAGTCTGAAGAGTAG
- a CDS encoding SCO family protein yields MHSMLARGFFSGPAPIADRSTAMNKESTKYRFRNFLTGLESFFSSWRFPVFMLSVLFFLALLVVTVTLIPVSDSTLGTFAGEFKKWCLGYNPATGEIESIYLVMFLVQPTILSIFIFGFWYKPISEMVKNYPKKAGPYIIPGFVIIVLVGATLPSLYSDGESGELPFPAKEIRTAISPPEFTLINQNKDSISLTDYRNQVVMVTAVYASCSETCPVILEQAYDVMNRLKIGGKEQLQLMAITMDPDKDTPKMLKMTAEHYELNGPNQHLLTGDKKYVNEVLDKLNIPRRKREDGAIAHANVFILIDKRGKVAYRFTLGDRQKEWLIKAAKTLIEERPAA; encoded by the coding sequence ATGCACTCGATGCTGGCCCGTGGTTTTTTCTCCGGGCCGGCTCCCATAGCTGACAGAAGCACTGCTATGAATAAAGAAAGTACAAAATATAGATTTCGAAACTTTTTAACTGGCCTTGAGTCATTCTTTTCCTCATGGCGTTTTCCGGTTTTTATGCTTTCTGTACTATTTTTTTTAGCCCTTCTGGTAGTAACAGTTACCTTAATACCCGTTTCGGATTCTACCCTTGGAACATTTGCGGGCGAATTTAAGAAATGGTGCCTTGGATATAACCCAGCCACAGGAGAAATAGAGTCCATCTATTTAGTCATGTTCCTGGTGCAGCCTACGATATTAAGTATTTTTATTTTTGGGTTTTGGTATAAGCCCATATCAGAAATGGTTAAGAACTACCCCAAAAAAGCTGGTCCCTATATTATACCGGGTTTTGTTATCATTGTGCTCGTAGGAGCCACTTTACCCTCATTGTATTCAGATGGTGAAAGCGGAGAGTTGCCTTTCCCGGCCAAAGAAATTAGAACAGCTATCAGTCCTCCAGAATTTACACTGATAAATCAGAATAAAGATAGTATATCATTAACAGATTATCGTAACCAAGTGGTGATGGTTACAGCCGTGTATGCGTCTTGTTCAGAAACATGTCCGGTGATATTGGAGCAGGCGTACGATGTAATGAATAGGTTGAAGATAGGAGGAAAAGAGCAATTACAGCTTATGGCTATAACAATGGATCCTGATAAGGATACGCCTAAAATGTTGAAGATGACGGCCGAACATTATGAACTGAATGGTCCCAACCAACACCTTCTGACCGGTGATAAAAAGTATGTTAATGAGGTATTGGATAAATTGAATATCCCGCGTCGCAAGCGTGAGGATGGAGCAATTGCCCATGCTAACGTTTTTATCCTAATAGATAAACGAGGAAAGGTCGCCTATCGATTTACGCTGGGAGATCGACAAAAGGAGTGGTTAATAAAAGCGGCAAAAACGCTGATAGAAGAAAGACCGGCTGCATAA
- a CDS encoding cbb3-type cytochrome c oxidase subunit I → MNATQAIAKFRTCKTTGLRVFRNAEFFTKVNAVLAVVFLLVGAIAAIGLALTRWTAVHLLDSVYYYRMLTLHGVNMLVFWIIFMEMGILYFASTTLLNSRLFSKTLGWISLGLMGIGALMTNYIILAGQADVLLTSYVPLKAHPLFYLGIILFAVGSLIVCFNFFATLYIAKRDKTYEGSMPLVTFGALAAAIIAVLALAHGAAALIPTFLWSMGWTGPVDPGLYRLLWWGLGHMSQQINVCAMVAVWYFMGTMTTGAKPLNETVCRGAFLLYILFINLASAHHLLVDPGVGPGWKIWNTSYAMYLAVLASMIHGYTVPASLEVAQRRKGFTKGIFGWFTKLPWKDPGFSAVMLSIIIFGFIGGITGVTLGTEQINIIAHNTLRIPGHFHATVVGGTSLAFMGLAYYLVPLIFQKEFYLKGLARIQPYLFAGGIVVMSMGMSFAGSYGVPRRHWDVDFSGSILSAGFDPIAHVMLGLVGVGGIIAFLGLLLFIGLTVAAVFFGRSNEGRPMKSWQDEHSTRMKDKLIEKGYEEEGKDYEHIKTPGTLTVVIIFLLTFAVYYFANWKALADLWFVR, encoded by the coding sequence ATGAATGCTACACAAGCTATAGCGAAATTTCGAACCTGTAAGACAACCGGTCTTCGCGTTTTTCGTAACGCAGAGTTTTTTACGAAGGTTAATGCGGTGTTGGCCGTTGTCTTTCTTCTCGTTGGTGCCATTGCCGCTATTGGTCTGGCCCTAACACGATGGACTGCTGTTCACTTATTGGACAGCGTATATTACTACCGTATGCTTACCCTGCATGGGGTGAACATGTTGGTTTTTTGGATCATTTTCATGGAGATGGGGATCCTTTATTTTGCCTCCACAACGCTCTTGAACAGCCGTTTGTTTTCAAAAACATTAGGCTGGATATCACTCGGCTTAATGGGGATAGGTGCGTTAATGACAAACTATATCATCTTAGCCGGCCAGGCAGATGTTCTTTTGACCTCTTATGTACCGTTAAAAGCACACCCGTTATTCTATCTGGGTATCATACTCTTTGCAGTAGGGTCACTCATTGTTTGCTTTAACTTTTTTGCAACCCTTTATATAGCCAAACGAGACAAAACTTACGAGGGATCAATGCCCTTGGTTACATTTGGTGCATTAGCTGCTGCAATTATTGCTGTACTTGCCTTGGCACATGGTGCAGCTGCACTAATTCCTACCTTTTTATGGTCCATGGGCTGGACTGGTCCAGTAGATCCTGGCTTGTACCGGTTACTTTGGTGGGGACTCGGTCATATGTCACAGCAGATTAATGTTTGTGCTATGGTTGCCGTTTGGTACTTCATGGGTACTATGACCACTGGTGCAAAGCCATTAAATGAAACCGTATGTCGAGGAGCATTCCTGTTATACATATTGTTTATTAACCTGGCTTCTGCTCACCACTTACTGGTAGACCCCGGTGTTGGTCCCGGATGGAAAATCTGGAACACTTCTTATGCGATGTACCTTGCTGTTCTTGCTTCCATGATTCACGGATATACTGTTCCTGCTTCACTGGAGGTTGCGCAACGACGTAAAGGTTTTACCAAAGGAATTTTCGGATGGTTTACAAAATTGCCATGGAAAGATCCTGGATTCTCTGCCGTAATGTTGTCTATCATCATCTTTGGATTTATTGGCGGTATAACCGGCGTAACTCTGGGTACTGAGCAAATTAACATTATTGCACACAATACCTTGCGTATTCCCGGTCACTTCCACGCGACGGTAGTAGGTGGTACATCACTGGCATTTATGGGACTGGCTTATTACCTGGTTCCCTTGATCTTTCAAAAGGAGTTTTACCTGAAAGGCCTTGCACGCATTCAGCCGTATCTTTTTGCAGGCGGCATTGTAGTGATGTCAATGGGAATGTCATTTGCAGGATCGTACGGAGTGCCACGACGTCACTGGGACGTTGATTTCTCAGGATCTATCCTGAGTGCCGGTTTTGATCCTATCGCTCACGTTATGCTGGGGCTGGTAGGAGTTGGCGGTATTATCGCCTTTTTAGGCCTGTTATTATTTATAGGCTTAACGGTAGCAGCTGTGTTCTTTGGCCGTTCTAACGAAGGGCGACCTATGAAGAGCTGGCAAGATGAGCACTCTACCCGTATGAAAGATAAGCTTATTGAAAAAGGATACGAAGAAGAAGGAAAAGATTACGAACACATTAAAACACCCGGTACCCTAACCGTGGTCATCATATTCTTGTTGACGTTTGCGGTCTATTATTTTGCTAACTGGAAAGCCCTTGCGGATCTCTGGTTCGTACGATAA
- a CDS encoding cytochrome C oxidase subunit II: MSIFSPVGNWFKAPTGTERLWVGLALTWCLVMSVTMPYWHFKGKQNSTGESYKVEASAFLDRTDQFIESNKVGEEKGVPIVEPSPGGDAYLVGEMWRWYPILKLKKGQTYRIHISSPDLQHGFSLLPMNMNFHILPGYDHVLTITPTSTGDFEIICNEFCGIGHHMMTGKIIVE, from the coding sequence ATGAGCATTTTTAGTCCTGTTGGAAACTGGTTTAAAGCACCGACTGGTACCGAGCGGTTATGGGTAGGTTTGGCGCTGACGTGGTGCTTAGTCATGTCTGTAACAATGCCGTACTGGCACTTTAAAGGAAAGCAGAACAGTACTGGTGAATCCTATAAAGTGGAAGCATCGGCTTTTCTGGATCGTACCGATCAATTTATCGAATCGAACAAAGTAGGAGAAGAAAAGGGCGTTCCTATCGTGGAACCCTCTCCCGGTGGAGATGCATATCTCGTTGGAGAGATGTGGCGATGGTATCCAATTCTTAAACTTAAGAAGGGGCAAACGTACCGGATACACATTTCATCTCCGGATTTGCAGCACGGTTTCTCACTGCTGCCTATGAATATGAACTTTCATATTCTGCCCGGTTACGATCACGTGCTTACTATAACACCTACCTCAACCGGTGATTTCGAAATTATCTGCAATGAGTTTTGCGGAATCGGACACCATATGATGACCGGTAAAATCATAGTCGAATAA
- a CDS encoding cbb3-type cytochrome c oxidase subunit I: MLVALKKILVLPVESLLNRVEVNSQAQSRLWILMSIGTLLLSGFFSIIIVLGRAPIISELISDPLFAKRGLVVHVDLALLIWIYAFLCGLFVLVPSQKNGNRLLPMGYVLAVAGVGMLVASIFVPSAEPVLSNYIPVLDHPLFIGGLLLFAAGVACTVFNTRILPSSNQTTAKDNLIFPTSSIPGLRSAAVILLISLITFFSSWLVTPTGLERQTYFELTIWGGGHLLQFVNVAAMLSVWIILLGKLLDKNPISYRITAILFGIYTLPLLAAPLLTMNGTADLLYHWGFTRFMQWGIFPVVTIFVGIIVTKLVRGRLNNDLPKGLLKNPYFGGLVTSMLLTIIGFILGAMIRGSNTMVPAHYHAAVGGITVAFMAVTYFLLEVHGVPVPKGRLRKLAAIQPLLFGLGQAIFAAGFGYAGAHGLARKAFGSEQQINSIEVFAGLGFMTIGGLLAACGGLLFLWIVVKAWMNRKNSPLQSNP; the protein is encoded by the coding sequence ATGTTGGTTGCTCTTAAAAAAATATTGGTTTTGCCGGTAGAATCGTTGCTTAACCGGGTGGAGGTGAACTCACAGGCACAGTCACGTCTATGGATACTAATGAGTATAGGTACGTTGTTGCTCTCCGGTTTTTTCTCAATTATTATCGTTTTAGGACGGGCTCCTATTATTAGTGAATTGATATCTGACCCTCTTTTTGCAAAAAGAGGGTTGGTGGTACATGTCGATTTGGCTTTGTTGATATGGATTTACGCTTTTTTGTGTGGCCTTTTTGTGTTGGTGCCTTCTCAAAAAAATGGAAATCGCTTATTGCCAATGGGATATGTGCTGGCAGTTGCAGGGGTTGGTATGTTGGTGGCTTCAATCTTTGTCCCCTCGGCTGAGCCCGTCCTTTCAAATTATATTCCTGTATTAGACCATCCGTTATTTATAGGAGGGCTATTACTGTTTGCTGCAGGGGTAGCGTGTACGGTTTTTAACACACGTATTCTCCCTTCTTCAAATCAAACAACAGCAAAAGATAATTTAATATTTCCAACCTCTTCGATTCCCGGCCTAAGGTCTGCTGCAGTAATACTATTAATCAGCTTGATAACTTTTTTTAGTTCCTGGTTGGTAACTCCAACAGGTTTAGAAAGACAAACCTATTTTGAGCTGACAATTTGGGGGGGAGGGCATTTGCTCCAGTTTGTGAATGTGGCTGCGATGCTTTCGGTATGGATAATCTTACTAGGTAAGCTGCTTGACAAAAATCCAATCTCTTACCGGATAACCGCCATACTGTTTGGCATTTATACCTTGCCTCTGCTTGCTGCTCCCCTTTTGACAATGAATGGGACAGCTGACCTGTTATATCACTGGGGATTCACCCGGTTTATGCAATGGGGGATCTTTCCCGTAGTCACAATCTTTGTAGGCATCATTGTTACTAAACTGGTTCGTGGTCGACTCAATAACGACCTGCCAAAAGGGTTATTGAAAAATCCGTATTTCGGAGGGTTGGTCACAAGTATGTTGCTAACCATCATCGGATTCATTTTAGGGGCCATGATACGCGGTTCAAATACGATGGTTCCTGCCCATTACCATGCAGCTGTTGGGGGTATTACCGTAGCATTTATGGCTGTGACCTATTTCTTGCTAGAGGTCCATGGGGTACCGGTTCCAAAAGGGAGACTTAGAAAGCTTGCAGCGATACAGCCTCTGCTGTTTGGGCTGGGACAAGCCATTTTTGCAGCCGGTTTTGGATATGCAGGAGCTCATGGCTTGGCAAGAAAAGCATTTGGATCTGAACAGCAAATTAATTCCATCGAAGTATTTGCAGGACTAGGCTTTATGACTATTGGCGGTTTGCTGGCTGCTTGCGGCGGATTGCTATTCCTATGGATCGTAGTAAAAGCCTGGATGAATAGAAAAAATTCACCATTACAATCAAACCCTTAA